GTTATTATTGCACATGTATTAAGGATAttatgagtttgtgtgtttggtctccagcagcaggagggaggaCCTGCCTCAGACTTTAAGACTATAATTCTGGGACTAATCATTTAATCATAGGTCATAATCAGCTGTAATCTGCAGCCATGTCAATGCAAAGTGTTACTCTATGAAAACTGTAATTAAGTCCAGCAGAGTTTATTTAGCTGCTAAACATGGACCACATACAACACTCAGATGCTGCTAATGCATGAACATCCTGCACCAGATATGAATCATGTAAACAAGAAGCACGCAGCATTTATTTACAGAATGTGCGTCAGGCTGATTTCCATCTTTACCTTTGGTCGTTTCCACTTGATCCCGGACAGCATCTCCAGCTCCCCCAGGGGGAAGTGGTAGTCCACGAACAGCCCGTCCCGGCCCACCGTGCCCAGGTCCCCGCTCTCCTGCGGCATGTCCCCGGACAGGAGGTCCGCGAGCCAGCGGCGGGACTGGGACCCGAGCAGCTCATCCGAACACACCGAGTCCGCGTCATCCTCCAGCGGAGGCACGGAGCTCTCGGAGCTCGCACTCTGCGACCTTATCATGGCTCATAAAACGCCTGCCGAGCCGCCgaacaaatgtttgacttcaactccTGGAGGAAACATATAgtctgaggccacgcccccttggAAGGCTACGCAGGTAGACGCTCACCTGAGTGGGGTGTGGCCGTCTGGAGTTTAGACATTTATTAACACTGGATAGTGCAATTACGTCATCTTAATTTAACTAACACACTCATAAAACCTCCGTGTTTTTATTACTCAAATATTAAAGTAAGTACTGAACTTTGAAACTATGAAAATTTAACAACGTCACAAATACAGGAAGTGTTTCACCTTCATTTGCATGAACATGTGATGTTgtagaaaatgtcattttattcagacaaaaaaaagtgttatcaGGGTTAAgttaatttcatttttgattcagtgtctttattttgaacatgtaagTGATGaaatataagataaataaaagcgATAAATAGATAAGAACAAAGAAAGTAGTGAAAAACCAGAACAGGTGGATTAATAAGTAGACAAATCattgaaaagtaaaaactgttttcacttggaaggaggaaggaggaagtaaaaCCTCATGGAGTCCTGCTCCTTAACTCAAATCCATTTAGACaagttagttttatttatttatttaactttcattGATTAAACCATAAATTCTTCTAAGAACGTAGCATCGTCTGTTGACCACACTTATGTGCTCagttatgttattattatttttggcagTTTCCACAATTGTACATCATTAAACAAggccaataaaaacacacatatatatatatatgtaatatttaaattcataaGGGGAAAAAGCTCATCAAAAAAGAATGAGTTGTAGGTTCAGGTAGATAATAGATATTTTTCAGCTGCTTTTTAAAGGCAGTATGAGAGGACACAGATGGATTTAATTCATTCCGAGTCTAGTTTGATGTGTGTGAACATCTGAGGTAGAGATAAATAAATTCTGAAGGGCGTCTGGAAGATCTTGTTTTCTATGTAAGTACTTATAAATAAACTGATATACATTCACTTTGTCAATAGTAACTTATATTTTTTAGGGGGAGCAGACGGAGCAAATCCATTAAGGGTGAGATATTAATCCAAGATATCTCTTCTGTGTTATATGTTTGTTGAGGTGGACAATGTTACAATAGAACAAAAAACCTGTAGAATAAAGTCAGATAAGCTGAGGAACGGTTTAAGGGGCAAAGTTTCCTCTATGAATCCAGCATCTTCATCTTGGTtcctaaaagaaaataatatatagaaCTAGTTCAATTCTACAATATTTCTACAGGGATTTAATGTTAAGGATTTTATTAATGTTGCAAAACACCATGAAGTTGATAGTTGAtgagtttgggttttttttaatgtgttccTGCAGATCACCAGCAGCAAACATTATTTTCAACCTGCTGAACACGTGAAATGTGGGAAATGATCGTCCATCTGTTGCAACAGCTCATGACTAATCAAGGTTTCATTATCAGAATAATAACAACCAACACCCGTTCTAGGAAGAGCTGGCAGAGAGTTCAGTGCAGGGAgcgaaaacacagaaaacaccgAAACCAGAGACAACGGAGACAACGGAGACAGGCTGGAAATGATAAATTACCTTTATTGAGAAAAGAGCGATTACGAAAACAAATGACCTGGTCGACTTTCATCACtggtgtgtttgagtgtgttatttgtgtaatgtgtttgtttgcttgtttgttagCATCACTGAGATGTGGCCATGATGCTGGATACAcctgtgaaaagacaaaaacagaaagagaaagaaaatcaatgtcAGACTTTGACTCCAGTCAACATGAGAACAGACCATAAACTGTGGACGCTGTGTTCACATCCGTCCTGGACGATCTGAACTCAAGTGgccagttttcattttaaacacgGTCAGAAAGTATTTGAAGGTCTGGCTGTGACCTCGTTTCCTTTTGTAgtgtaaacacacaataaactggaatccagacacaggaacctggtgttgtggttcatttagtgtcaggtaatattactttatgctgtatttattgatgaagataaagttacttcttaagttacatcCTGGAGGTTCTGTCAGATCAgtctgtggatgttgttgttttgtcgtagttacgaCCGACAggaactatttcagttccaacaatgagtaataaagtaataaactgaatatttctcATCACGTCTCGTCATCATTTTAAcactacagtattttatggctaacgttacttctcagtaaagcaattagcgttagcatcttccATTTATCATAACAATAACTTAGACAAactaaaactgaggctaattcaCTTTCCTCTAGTACAAAGCCTGTGGAGCTGTGTTGTAAAAAGTACCCAAAGTTCATACTGTAGTATCAGTGTAGTATTTCCTGGCATtattgaaatcaggtccatataaatatcaggagaacggatttctggccacatgttaatgttcatggaccatttgttatttggtagttcgtatgcatcattgtcgagtccagttgtccttaatttgacctgataatccacattttccctggtCTCTCTATTTACTGAgggaggggggcgtggcctcgggcagcagtgacatcaataCGTACTCTCTATAAAGATGTTTTTATCACTGCTTCAAACTGTGACATTTATAGCTTgtttcaaaatatatatatcacttcCCCAagttctgacacacacacacacacacacacacacacacacacacacacacacacacacacacacacacacacacacacacacacacacacacacagctgtttgtgtttctcatgATTATTTTTCTTGACCAACAGCTGAAAAgccacaaataattaaaaaaagagaagaagaagaagcaaattCTCACAGTTGAGACATTATTcagtataaaacacaaagacactaTGAATAAAGGTGAGATACTGGATCTTgccaacaatatatatatacacacatatatatgtgtgtgtatttaaccATCCGTGTGTGTGAGCAGCTGCACTCACTCTCAAAGTCGATCTTCTCCACGATGTTCTTGGGCTTGACGCTCTCCTCCTGGTTGAAGATGAAGATCTGTCCCTCCTCGTTCTCCGTCCAGCCGTATTTATTCATCCACACCTTCACCTGCGTGTCTGGAAACGCACAAGAGAACGAGGTTCAGTCCCGACACCTATGTTATTGTTGATATGACATATATACACGAAACGAGTGGAGCTTTAAAGTTAAACTGGATTATTTTAGTCTGGGGGGGGGGTCCGTGGTCTCTAGTATTAACATCTGGGTGGACTGAGGTGTCCTGTGTCTTACCCAGCGGGTCTCCCAACATCTCGGCCAGTAACCGGTGCTCGATGGTCTGGTAGGTGATGCCCACGACGTGGCAGATGactgaaaagacagaagaaaacgTTCAGTTCTTGATTTCGTTCATTCGTGTCATCTCATCATTTCCCTCCAGATGTGACTGTTACTGCTCCATAACATCACCTGCTCACATTCACTCAGGTGAATCAGAGGACGATACTCACACTTGCGCACAGAGTCCTCGAATCCAGTAATGCCGTCGATGAGCTCCCTGTTCTCCTCCAGACTCGTCTGTCATGAcgacaagaaacagaaaaactgttgcACAAGTTTGGAAAATTAAGACAGCAAAAGGAATTTGGACAAAGGTGCAGAGTTGCAACATACAGAAGATAAGTCAGTAATTTAAAACCTGATCCCACATCTACTGACGTTACTGTGGGGTTTTTTTCAGGCTatgcctttgtgtgtttgtgtgtttgtgttgtaccCAGAAGCTCTGGAAGTGACACGTCTCCAGCAGGTTTCCCAGGTACAGGATCTGTCTGATGGGGCGTTCCTCTTGCTGCGACACTGTAGTCAAGGAAATGCCCCCGACCCCAAGACAAAgccccccaccccgccccacCACCTGCACCATATACAATAGTACTACTGACTGTCATAACTGCAAAATCACACAATATGTTCAAATAACGacatttttctgtaaatttgacatttttctgtaaGTTTGAAAACGAAGAATgcaagggagaggagggggaggaaataGATATCATC
This sequence is a window from Mugil cephalus isolate CIBA_MC_2020 chromosome 9, CIBA_Mcephalus_1.1, whole genome shotgun sequence. Protein-coding genes within it:
- the eif3k gene encoding eukaryotic translation initiation factor 3 subunit K isoform X1, which gives rise to MASSIEQMRANVGKLLRGIDRYNPENLATLERYVETQARENAYDLEANLAVLKLYQFNPAYFQTNVTSQILLKALTNLPHTDFTLCKCMIDQTHQQEERPIRQILYLGNLLETCHFQSFWTSLEENRELIDGITGFEDSVRKFICHVVGITYQTIEHRLLAEMLGDPLDTQVKVWMNKYGWTENEEGQIFIFNQEESVKPKNIVEKIDFESVSSIMATSQ
- the eif3k gene encoding eukaryotic translation initiation factor 3 subunit K isoform X2, whose translation is MASSIEQMRANVGKLLRGIDRYNPENLATLERYVETQARENAYDLEANLAVLKLYQFNPAYFQTNVTSQILLKALTNLPHTDFTLCKCMIDQTHQEERPIRQILYLGNLLETCHFQSFWTSLEENRELIDGITGFEDSVRKFICHVVGITYQTIEHRLLAEMLGDPLDTQVKVWMNKYGWTENEEGQIFIFNQEESVKPKNIVEKIDFESVSSIMATSQ